The Cydia fagiglandana chromosome 4, ilCydFagi1.1, whole genome shotgun sequence genome has a window encoding:
- the LOC134663880 gene encoding uncharacterized protein LOC134663880 — protein MRTTSFSLEVLALLFLTLIPWPGPSVFKITCSRDNSKIVRKVIQNKWLPVLERFQVKLPLECPFHPARDIFAPQHDAKMQHRPSQWTCAFCGKSFYEERHLDTHFDQRHKNQINRAEDAVCLAEYCDIMRCQVLVAHGLLNGGGGPSTDMEVWQDAEAARKALAPAAPRSVARVPARRRRPRAVQPHPVRDCPSTEVDPDIVEPEEKRTEDSEGDANQTSELCDADTVESSLPPDSRQRRLADLQAERAACDPARLQLLKVRCERVVHSCIATLLLHLTQHQFTELEDEMQRAVCWYLSCDRYWEDTAPTARAFPWPLLLALATGLALALCMCYYIIWIVFDSEEGSVAGSASVSMTTHSSPARAERLAAEDALLDDPDHDDHYIYVTYPPELKRRLLESCYNRTTRL, from the exons ATGAGGACCACTTCGTTCTCTCTCGAG GTCCTGGCCCTGCTGTTCCTGACGCTGATCCCTTGGCCGGGACCGTCGGTCTTCAAGATCACCTGCTCACGTGACAACTCCAAAATTGTGCGAAAGGTCATTCAAAACAAATGGCTCCCCGTTTTAGAAAGGTTTCAA GTAAAGCTGCCGCTGGAGTGTCCGTTCCACCCCGCGCGAGACATATTCGCGCCGCAGCACGACGCCAAGATGCAGCACCGGCCCTCGCAGTGGACCTGCGCCTTCTGCGGCAAGTCCTTCTACGAGGAGCGCCACCTCGACACACATTTCGACCAGCGACACAAGAACCAGATTAACAGG GCGGAGGACGCAGTATGCCTAGCGGAGTACTGCGATATAATGCGGTGCCAAGTTTTGGTAGCGCATGGGCTGCTAAACGGCGGTGGCGGGCCTAGCACGGACATGGAAGTATGGCAAGATGCAGAGGCGGCGCGTAAGGCGCTAGCGCCCGCTGCTCCGAGGTCTGTGGCTCGTGTCCCGGCGCGGAGACGCCGTCCGCGGGCCGTTCAACCCCATCCTGTGAGGGACTGCCCTTCGACTGAAGTTGATCCTGATATTGTAG agccagAAGAGAAACGCACAGAGGACAGCGAAGGCGACGCGAATCAGACCTCTGAGCTGTGCGACGCAGACACGGTGGAGTCTTCTCTGCCGCCCGACAGCAGGCAGCGGCGACTAGCAGACCTACAG GCGGAGCGTGCTGCTTGCGACCCCGCGCGTCTTCAGCTACTTAAAGTGCGGTGCGAGCGAGTGGTTCATTCCTGCATCGCCACTTTGTTGTTGCATCTCACGCAGCACCAGTTTACAGAACTTGAAG ACGAGATGCAGCGCGCCGTGTGCTGGTATCTGAGCTGCGACCGCTACTGGGAGGACACGGCGCCCACCGCGCGCGCCTTCCCCTGGCCGCTGCTGCTGGCGCTCGCCACCGGGCTCGCGTTGGCTTTGTGCATGTGCTATTACATCATCTGGATCGTGTTCGA TTCTGAGGAGGGCAGCGTCGCGGGCAGCGCGTCGGTGTCGATGACGACGCACTCGTCGCCCGCGCGCGCCGAGCGGCTGGCGGCCGAGGACGCGCTGCTGGACGACCCCGACCACGACGACCACTACATCTACGTCACCTACCCACCCGAGCTCAAGCGCCGTCTGCTCGAGAG CTGCTACAATAGAACAACTCGCCTCTGA
- the LOC134663882 gene encoding uncharacterized protein LOC134663882, which translates to MTSLQLSCLGGKRLRCLFLVAVVFGVIVMTMALYREPEFVSLDGEVLRPAHYYQLHSDTQFTINTNGCTIPALRPFDDTIKKFIEPPRLLKKCQHMHTSLLANNATHIWINNNNLHHYNLSKDFNISCCYKAFYRPNAIADITSFHVDDRVKYHECIEFLDVIEVLDEFVRVSCYDNMGEKDSLIYEDFFIFTPKKVLISDNINNVMQNQSAYNVIILGIDSVSRLNFYRTMPRTLDFLRNKGAIELFGYNKIGDNTFPNLAAMLLGVKDTELNRMCWPSPRHTFDNCPFVWDWYKENGFYTAFGEDSAYLGTFNFARRGFAATPTDYYLHTFIREAEMHVGNNKDYNSYICMGKKYAYKVLLDYVESLTRTLRSSKLFGFFWEVTMSHDYLNNPKSMDINYENFLIKLDETKYLDDTVIIMLSDHGIRWGNFRLTKQGRLEERLPFVHILLPPSFQRNYSMAYHNIKLNSKHLTTPFDIFATISDLANLESIRNEKISARNKQNYADNRSISLFLPIPKNRTCKTAGIDDHWCTCHKERSLSVESDEAKDAARFIVAHINELLIGHSECARLSLANIVDVREMEAGTPAMDEEGWRELLVLVRTAPGGGVFEATLRRSVRGSGASTTTEDAAADWSLAGSVSRLNLYGDQSRCVNSYILKLYCVCLTETVTF; encoded by the coding sequence ATGACGTCGCTTCAACTGTCATGTCTGGGCGGGAAACGCTTGCGGTGTCTATTCCTGGTGGCCGTGGTGTTCGGCGTCATCGTCATGACGATGGCGCTCTACCGCGAGCCCGAGTTCGTGTCCCTCGACGGCGAGGTGCTCCGCCCCGCCCACTACTACCAGCTCCACTCCGACACCCAGTTCACCATCAATACCAACGGCTGTACGATACCTGCGCTGCGCCCATTCGACGACACCATCAAAAAATTTATTGAGCCCCCGCGGCTCTTAAAAAAATGTCAGCATATGCACACTTCCCTCCTAGCCAACAACGCCACGCACATATGGATCAACAATAATAACTTACACCACTATAACTTGTCTAAAGATTTCAATATTTCGTGCTGCTACAAGGCCTTCTACCGACCCAACGCGATCGCGGACATCACGTCGTTCCACGTCGACGACCGCGTCAAGTACCACGAGTGTATCGAGTTCCTTGATGTAATAGAAGTGCTGGATGAATTTGTTAGAGTGTCTTGTTATGACAACATGGGTGAAAAGGATTCCCTTATATATGAAGATTTTTTCATATTTACGCCAAAGAAAGTCTTGATATCGGATAATATAAACAACGTTATGCAAAATCAATCAGCATATAACGTGATCATTTTAGGCATTGATTCAGTATCGAGATTGAATTTCTACAGAACAATGCCAAGGACATTAGATTTCCTTAGGAATAAAGGAGCAATTGAACTATTTGGCTATAATAAAATTGGTGACAATACTTTTCCAAACCTTGCCGCGATGCTACTGGGTGTCAAAGACACGGAGTTAAATCGGATGTGTTGGCCGAGTCCGAGACATACTTTCGACAACTGTCCGTTCGTTTGGGACTGGTACAAGGAGAATGGGTTCTACACGGCGTTCGGCGAGGACAGCGCCTACCTCGGCACCTTCAACTTCGCGCGGCGCGGCTTCGCCGCCACGCCCACCGACTACTACCTGCACACCTTCATACGAGAGGCCGAGATGCATGTAGGGAATAACAAAGATTACAATTCTTACATATGCATGGGAAAGAAGTACGCATATAAGGTTTTATTAGATTATGTTGAAAGCCTAACGAGAACCCTGCGGTCTTCCAAattatttggatttttttggGAAGTGACTATGAGCCACGACTATTTAAACAACCCGAAGTCTATGGATATTAATTACGAAAACTTTTTAATAAAGCTTGACGAAACTAAATATTTAGATGATACTGTTATTATCATGTTAAGTGACCATGGTATAAGATGGGGTAATTTCAGGTTAACGAAACAAGGTCGGCTAGAGGAACGTTTGCCGTTCGTGCATATCCTACTGCCTCCATCCTTCCAAAGGAATTATAGTATGGCATATCATAATATAAAACTTAATAGTAAGCATTTGACAACACCATTTGATATCTTTGCAACGATATCGGACTTAGCAAACCTAGAGTCTATTAGAAATGAGAAAATTTCGGCTAGAAATAAACAGAATTATGCTGATAACCGAAGTATAAGCCTATTCCTGCCTATACCAAAAAATCGGACGTGCAAGACGGCCGGAATAGATGACCACTGGTGTACGTGCCACAAAGAGCGGTCGCTGTCTGTAGAAAGCGATGAAGCGAAGGATGCTGCACGGTTTATAGTGGCGCATATAAACGAGTTGCTAATTGGACATTCAGAATGCGCGCGTTTGTCGCTGGCTAACATAGTGGACGTGCGAGAGATGGAGGCGGGCACCCCGGCGATGGACGAGGAGGGGTGGCGGGAGCTGCTGGTGCTGGTGCGGACGGCgcccggcggcggcgtgttCGAGGCCACGCTCCGGCGCAGCGTGCGCGGTTCCGGCGCCTCCACCACCACCGAGGACGCCGCCGCCGACTGGTCGCTCGCCGGATCCGTCAGCAGACTCAACCTCTACGGCGACCAGAGCCGCTGCGTCAACAGTTACATACTCAAACTATATTGTGTTTGCTTGACAGAAACTGTTACGTTTTAG
- the LOC134663902 gene encoding uncharacterized protein C18orf19 homolog A, with translation MSHTLKLFYRQTHCFLNITTPVRCSANQYPIRILASGISYQSNPAWNTLNSRKGNSISSYQFRNYVKPVGSNGCDTPEKPTPPEKQGLFQKFKDMYKNYWYVLVPVHMATSAVWLGSFYYTVRSGVDIIPMLEAMGISEKLLAPLKNSSAGYYALTFALYKIATPLRYAVTVGGTTLAIRKLTALGWIKPVPSRQQFKVMLQERKEDLQDRFNESKAAYRLKGTKVMDEMRRYKTEIRNMKSKVKKM, from the exons ATGTCTCATactcttaaattattttatagacAAACACATTGCTTCCTAAATATAACCACACCGGTGAGATGTAGTGCAAACCAATATCCAATCCGGATTTTAGCTAGTGGTATCAGCTATCAAAGTAACCCAGCTTGGAATACATTGAACAGCAGGAAGGGTAATAGTATATCATCGTATCAATTCCGAAATTACGTTAAACCTGTAGGGAGCAATGGCTGTGACACACCCGAGAAACCCACACCCCCAGAAAAACAAGGGCTTTTCCAAAAGTTTAAGGATATGTACAAAAACTACTGGTATGTCTTAGTACCCGTGCACATGGCTACTTCTGCGGTTTGGCTGGGTTCTTTCTATTATACTGTGAGAAG TGGTGTAGATATAATACCTATGCTAGAAGCAATGGGGATCAGTGAAAAACTGTTAGCGCCATTGAAAAACTCGTCTGCAGGCTATTATGCACTTACTTTTGCTCTGTATAAAATAGCCACACCCCTTCGATATGCTGTCACTGTTG GTGGCACAACTCTTGCCATTCGAAAGTTAACAGCACTGGGCTGGATAAAACCAGTGCCATCAAGACAGCAATTCAAGGTGATGCTGCAAGAAAGAAAGGAAGACTTGCAGGACCGGTTCAATGAGAGTAAGGCCGCCTACCGTCTGAAGGGAACAAAGGTTATGGATGAAATGCGACGATATAAGACCGAAATACGAAACATGAAGAGTaaagtcaagaaaatgtga